Proteins encoded by one window of Cinclus cinclus chromosome 14, bCinCin1.1, whole genome shotgun sequence:
- the SAP30L gene encoding histone deacetylase complex subunit SAP30L isoform X2, translating into MNGFSTEEDSRDGPPAAPFYGQSCCLIDDGDRCVRPAGNASFSKRIQKSISQKKLKLDIDKSVDLFQLQVNTLRRYKRHYKLQTRPGLNKAQLAETVSRHFRNIPVNEKETLAYFIYMVKNNKSRLDQKSEGSKQLD; encoded by the exons ATGAATGGGTTCAGCACCGAGGAGGACAGCCGGGATgggccgcccgccgcccccttTTAcggccagagctgctgcctcatCGACGACGGGGACCGCTGCGTGCGCCCCGCCGGCAACGCGTCCTTCAGCAAGAGGATCCAGAAGAGCATCTCGCAGAAGAAGCTGAAGCTGGACATCGACAAAAGT GTTGACTTGTTCCAGCTCCAAGTGAACACCCTGCGACGTTACAAGAGACATTATAAGTTGCAGACTAGGCCTGGACTCAACAAGGCTCAACTTGCAGAA ACTGTCAGTCGTCATTTCAGGAATATTCCAGTGAATGAGAAGGAGACACTTGCATATTTCATCTACATGGTGAAGAACAACAAGAGCAGGCTGGACCAGAAATCAGAAGGCAGCAAGCAACTCGACTGA
- the SAP30L gene encoding histone deacetylase complex subunit SAP30L isoform X1, with amino-acid sequence MNGFSTEEDSRDGPPAAPFYGQSCCLIDDGDRCVRPAGNASFSKRIQKSISQKKLKLDIDKSVRHLYICDFHKNFIQSVRNKRKRKTSDDGGDSPEHDTDVPEVDLFQLQVNTLRRYKRHYKLQTRPGLNKAQLAETVSRHFRNIPVNEKETLAYFIYMVKNNKSRLDQKSEGSKQLD; translated from the exons ATGAATGGGTTCAGCACCGAGGAGGACAGCCGGGATgggccgcccgccgcccccttTTAcggccagagctgctgcctcatCGACGACGGGGACCGCTGCGTGCGCCCCGCCGGCAACGCGTCCTTCAGCAAGAGGATCCAGAAGAGCATCTCGCAGAAGAAGCTGAAGCTGGACATCGACAAAAGT GTGAGACATCTGTATATTTGTGATTTTCACAAGAACTTCATTCAAAGCGTTCGGaacaaaaggaagaggaagacgAGCGATGATGGAGGTGATTCTCCTGAGCACGACACAGATGTTCCAGAG GTTGACTTGTTCCAGCTCCAAGTGAACACCCTGCGACGTTACAAGAGACATTATAAGTTGCAGACTAGGCCTGGACTCAACAAGGCTCAACTTGCAGAA ACTGTCAGTCGTCATTTCAGGAATATTCCAGTGAATGAGAAGGAGACACTTGCATATTTCATCTACATGGTGAAGAACAACAAGAGCAGGCTGGACCAGAAATCAGAAGGCAGCAAGCAACTCGACTGA
- the SAP30L gene encoding histone deacetylase complex subunit SAP30L isoform X3 → MNGFSTEEDSRDGPPAAPFYGQSCCLIDDGDRCVRPAGNASFSKRIQKSISQKKLKLDIDKSLQVNTLRRYKRHYKLQTRPGLNKAQLAETVSRHFRNIPVNEKETLAYFIYMVKNNKSRLDQKSEGSKQLD, encoded by the exons ATGAATGGGTTCAGCACCGAGGAGGACAGCCGGGATgggccgcccgccgcccccttTTAcggccagagctgctgcctcatCGACGACGGGGACCGCTGCGTGCGCCCCGCCGGCAACGCGTCCTTCAGCAAGAGGATCCAGAAGAGCATCTCGCAGAAGAAGCTGAAGCTGGACATCGACAAAAGT CTCCAAGTGAACACCCTGCGACGTTACAAGAGACATTATAAGTTGCAGACTAGGCCTGGACTCAACAAGGCTCAACTTGCAGAA ACTGTCAGTCGTCATTTCAGGAATATTCCAGTGAATGAGAAGGAGACACTTGCATATTTCATCTACATGGTGAAGAACAACAAGAGCAGGCTGGACCAGAAATCAGAAGGCAGCAAGCAACTCGACTGA
- the HAND1 gene encoding heart- and neural crest derivatives-expressed protein 1 — protein MNLVGGYQHHHHHHHHHHMLHDPFLFGPAARCHQERAYFPGWVLNPAEATPELAGQSPNYGPAEYGPAGPGRLEAFSGRLGRRKGVGGPKKERRRTESINSAFAELRECIPNVPADTKLSKIKTLRLATSYIAYLMEVLAKDSQPGDTEGFKAELKKADGRENKRKRETQPEVYSQPLGHGEKKLKGRTGWPQQVWALELNP, from the exons ATGAACCTGGTGGGGGGCTACCagcatcaccaccaccaccaccatcaccaccacaTGCTGCACGACCCTTTCCTCTTCGGGCCGGCGGCGCGGTGCCACCAGGAGCGCGCCTACTTCCCCGGCTGGGTGCTCAACCCGGCCGAGGCGACCCCCGAGCTCGCCGGGCAGAGCCCGAACTACGGCCCCGCCGAGTACGGCCCGGCCGGCCCGGGGCGGCTGGAGGCTTTCAGCGGCCGCCTGGGACGGAGAAAAGGTGTCGGGGGACCCAAGAAGGAACGGCGGAGGACGGAGAGCATCAACAGCGCCTTCGCCGAGCTCCGCGAGTGCATCCCCAACGTGCCCGCCGACACCAAGCTCTCCAAGATCAAGACCCTGCGCCTGGCTACCAGCTACATCGCCTACCTGATGGAGGTGCTGGCCAAGGACAGCCAGCCCGGGGACACCGAGGGCTTCAAAGCCGAACTCAAGAAGGCGGACGGCAGGGAGAacaagaggaaaagggagaCG CAACCCGAGGTCTATTCGCAGCCTCTGGGTCACGGCGAAAAGAAGCTGAAGGGCCGGACGGGTTGGCCCCAGCAGGTCTGGGCTCTGGAACTGAACCCCTGA